A window of the Candidatus Cloacimonas sp. genome harbors these coding sequences:
- the murI gene encoding glutamate racemase — protein sequence MKKAIGLFDSGVGGLTVYKAIRNNFPEEDLIYFGDTARVPYGPKSPNNIIEYSLQNARFLLQQGIKILVIACNTSSAVAIPALQKLTDIPIIGVIEPGAEQAVKTTKNKCIGIIGTEGTIMSKAYPKAILKLIPDAYIVSAACPLFVPLVEEGWIDHPVTEKVASIYLADMKNQGVDTLVLGCTHYPLLSKTIQKIMGEDVTLVDSAMAITEYLTRYLRVDNDGQKGTDTFYVSDNENKFAQIAARILDANFGNLTRVRLFESWFKD from the coding sequence ATGAAAAAAGCAATCGGTCTTTTTGATTCCGGAGTTGGTGGCTTAACTGTTTATAAAGCCATTCGTAATAATTTTCCAGAAGAAGATCTGATTTATTTTGGAGACACTGCCAGAGTTCCTTATGGTCCCAAATCACCTAATAATATCATAGAATATTCGCTACAGAATGCTCGTTTTTTATTGCAACAAGGCATCAAAATTTTAGTTATTGCCTGCAATACATCCTCCGCTGTAGCCATACCGGCATTACAAAAATTAACCGATATTCCCATTATTGGCGTTATTGAACCCGGCGCGGAACAAGCAGTTAAAACTACCAAAAATAAATGTATTGGAATAATTGGAACGGAAGGAACGATAATGAGCAAAGCTTATCCGAAAGCAATTTTGAAACTAATTCCAGACGCCTATATAGTTTCAGCTGCCTGTCCTTTGTTTGTTCCTTTGGTAGAAGAAGGTTGGATTGATCATCCTGTTACGGAAAAAGTTGCCAGCATATATCTGGCAGATATGAAAAATCAAGGAGTTGATACCCTTGTTTTGGGTTGCACACATTATCCTTTACTCTCCAAAACGATACAAAAAATTATGGGAGAGGATGTTACTTTAGTAGATAGCGCAATGGCAATAACTGAATACTTAACGCGTTATTTGCGCGTAGATAATGATGGGCAAAAAGGAACGGACACTTTTTATGTTAGCGACAATGAAAATAAATTTGCCCAGATTGCAGCACGCATTCTTGATGCTAATTTCGGCAATTTAACCAGAGTCCGGCTTTTTGAGAGCTGGTTTAAAGATTGA
- a CDS encoding VacB/RNase II family 3'-5' exoribonuclease has product MNTLNKNEFKQAILDEISKIQSNGLSYNEIVNLLHCNRAEKAELSNILNEMREEGILVKAQRKFRLKEMQSSEQPSPTSNPKLLQGIFDATPLSRNFSYAFVRTPEKDYYINEEDTLNAFHNDVVDFELKYRKGHQNYAIIRKIVERSSDKLAGDLSLVKDNWTFVCSNPKIHKWFYVSDTANAHDGDKVILQITNWGNPKTGKLPVGKVIEVLGKSGDPEVELLAVIRQYNLPLEFPEEVINATEQLSDTINLKDHKNRRDLTDLYTFTIDPISAKDFDDAISLEKTDIGWRLYVHIADVAHYLPVEGAIFQEAVKRGNSFYFPKKVIPMLPERISNLICSLRPEEQKLCLTVQTEFDSKGHILEQSIYESIICSNARLNYDEVDVLFNNQESDLPPELQDILFEARNLSRILTEIRVEAGYLFFDLPEIEYDYDENGFVRRLSLAEETESHKLIENFMLIANEYVAKRLSQLAPATLYRIHEDPDYNKLQWLIDLLSYYGVKWVMYENLNKSLQYLLNSLPNPAYHKVFDRIVLRSMKKAKYSTEHIHHFGLALDDYTHFTSPIRRLCDLVIHHLCKTYLIHSSKQAFSLTQLKHYAEVASEQELQADQSERDIERIYSRAFMKKHEGEIYKGMVISANSRGLVIQLEEIPITGIIARIDLGEKNWEFREQEMRYVNYITHNYYQLLDTMQVEISNVADDVYLLPINKTLQHNIASKQSISFSPKTSENHKPRGRVKYSSAKNYPSSTKSTEIKKSNRSQSKYGYKVRGDK; this is encoded by the coding sequence ATGAACACTTTAAATAAGAATGAGTTCAAACAAGCAATATTAGATGAAATCTCCAAAATTCAATCTAATGGATTATCTTACAATGAGATAGTTAATCTACTACATTGTAATAGAGCAGAGAAAGCCGAACTTAGCAATATTCTTAACGAAATGAGAGAGGAAGGCATTTTAGTAAAAGCACAAAGAAAATTTCGCTTAAAAGAGATGCAATCATCTGAGCAGCCCTCCCCCACTTCCAATCCAAAACTGTTACAAGGCATTTTCGATGCCACACCTTTATCCAGAAATTTTTCCTATGCCTTTGTCCGAACTCCTGAGAAGGACTATTATATTAACGAAGAAGATACTTTAAATGCTTTTCATAATGATGTTGTTGACTTTGAACTCAAGTATAGAAAGGGTCATCAGAATTATGCCATTATCCGAAAAATAGTTGAAAGAAGTTCAGACAAGTTAGCAGGAGACCTATCATTAGTTAAAGATAATTGGACATTTGTTTGCAGTAATCCTAAAATACATAAATGGTTCTATGTTTCAGATACGGCAAATGCCCACGATGGAGACAAGGTAATTTTACAAATAACCAATTGGGGTAATCCGAAAACGGGTAAGTTACCTGTAGGCAAAGTTATAGAAGTTTTAGGAAAATCAGGAGATCCAGAAGTTGAACTATTAGCCGTTATCCGCCAATACAATTTACCTTTAGAATTTCCTGAAGAGGTGATCAATGCTACAGAACAGCTTTCTGACACAATTAACTTAAAAGATCATAAAAATCGGCGAGATCTTACTGATTTATATACTTTTACCATTGATCCAATCTCCGCCAAGGATTTTGACGATGCTATTTCTCTTGAAAAAACGGACATAGGTTGGCGTCTTTATGTTCATATTGCAGATGTAGCACATTATTTACCTGTGGAGGGAGCCATTTTTCAAGAGGCAGTTAAACGCGGTAACAGTTTTTATTTTCCTAAGAAAGTTATTCCAATGTTACCTGAGCGCATTTCCAATTTAATCTGCAGTTTAAGGCCTGAAGAACAGAAACTTTGTTTAACCGTGCAAACGGAATTTGATTCGAAAGGACACATTTTGGAGCAAAGTATCTATGAAAGCATTATTTGCAGTAATGCCCGGCTTAATTATGACGAAGTGGATGTTCTTTTTAACAATCAAGAATCGGATTTGCCACCGGAATTGCAAGATATTCTATTTGAAGCAAGAAATCTTTCCCGCATTCTAACTGAAATAAGAGTGGAGGCAGGATATCTCTTTTTCGATTTGCCAGAAATTGAATATGATTACGATGAAAACGGTTTTGTGCGGCGTTTATCTTTGGCAGAGGAAACCGAAAGCCATAAATTGATCGAAAATTTTATGTTAATAGCTAATGAATATGTGGCAAAACGCCTTTCACAGCTTGCTCCGGCAACACTTTATCGTATTCATGAAGATCCTGATTATAATAAATTGCAATGGCTGATTGATTTGCTTTCCTATTATGGAGTTAAGTGGGTTATGTATGAAAATTTAAATAAATCACTCCAGTATTTATTAAATTCATTACCCAATCCTGCCTATCACAAGGTTTTTGACCGTATTGTTTTAAGAAGTATGAAAAAAGCAAAATACAGCACAGAACACATCCATCATTTTGGTTTGGCTTTAGATGACTATACTCATTTCACCAGTCCAATCCGTCGTCTTTGCGATTTAGTCATTCATCATTTATGCAAAACATATTTAATTCACAGCAGTAAGCAAGCGTTTTCACTCACCCAATTAAAACATTATGCTGAAGTTGCTTCCGAACAAGAATTGCAAGCAGATCAGTCAGAACGCGACATAGAAAGAATTTACAGTCGGGCTTTTATGAAAAAGCACGAAGGAGAAATATATAAAGGAATGGTTATTTCTGCCAATTCCAGGGGATTAGTTATCCAGTTAGAAGAAATTCCCATCACGGGAATTATCGCCAGAATTGATTTGGGAGAGAAGAATTGGGAATTTAGAGAACAAGAAATGCGCTATGTAAATTACATAACACATAACTATTATCAGTTGCTGGATACTATGCAAGTTGAGATTTCCAATGTTGCCGATGATGTTTATCTTCTGCCTATCAACAAAACTCTGCAGCATAATATTGCGAGTAAGCAAAGCATATCATTCTCACCTAAAACATCTGAAAACCATAAGCCCCGCGGCAGAGTAAAGTATTCTTCCGCTAAAAATTACCCTTCTTCAACCAAGTCCACAGAAATAAAAAAGTCCAATCGGTCTCAATCAAAATATGGGTATAAAGTAAGAGGAGATAAATGA
- a CDS encoding YicC/YloC family endoribonuclease, protein MKSMTGYGNAHIFREGIDIDIEIKSINGRFLDIRYSLPRELSFLEATIRHQAEKILSRGTIEIKLYYNDHREPRLYLDRTKLLKYNELAIQAITLLASDEIIPIEFLLQEPGVIASEDRLADDVLLADIIKEALNLALQKINESLSKEGCQIKDVLFASLQKMDKIIAEISTLCEPYKKELFQNMHKHIEELLGEYSIENLEQRIMQETAIYVDKYDINEEISRLRAHITTFQNTLQETGDIGKTLNFIIQEMQREANTMGSKFSTSKSFPLILTLKEEIEKCREIIQNVA, encoded by the coding sequence ATGAAAAGTATGACAGGTTACGGAAATGCTCATATTTTTAGAGAGGGCATTGATATTGATATTGAAATAAAATCCATAAATGGTCGTTTTTTGGACATTCGTTATTCCCTCCCGAGAGAATTAAGTTTTTTGGAAGCCACAATTAGACATCAAGCCGAAAAAATCCTTTCGCGTGGGACGATTGAGATCAAATTATATTACAATGATCATAGAGAGCCAAGATTATATTTAGATAGAACGAAACTATTAAAATACAATGAATTAGCTATACAAGCAATAACTCTTTTAGCCAGTGACGAGATAATACCCATAGAATTTTTATTGCAAGAACCAGGAGTTATTGCCAGTGAAGATCGTTTGGCTGATGATGTTCTTTTAGCTGATATTATAAAAGAAGCGCTTAATCTTGCCTTGCAAAAAATTAACGAATCACTCAGCAAAGAAGGATGCCAAATAAAAGATGTTTTATTTGCCTCGCTACAAAAGATGGATAAGATTATTGCTGAAATATCCACTTTATGCGAGCCCTACAAAAAAGAACTGTTTCAAAATATGCATAAACACATTGAAGAGTTATTAGGAGAATATAGTATTGAAAATCTGGAGCAACGCATAATGCAAGAGACAGCCATTTATGTAGATAAATATGACATCAATGAGGAAATATCTCGCTTGAGAGCTCATATTACAACTTTTCAAAACACTTTACAAGAAACGGGTGATATAGGAAAAACCCTCAATTTCATCATTCAAGAAATGCAACGGGAAGCAAATACTATGGGTTCCAAATTCTCTACTTCCAAAAGTTTTCCGTTGATCTTAACGCTTAAGGAAGAAATTGAAAAATGTCGGGAGATAATCCAAAATGTTGCCTGA
- the miaB gene encoding tRNA (N6-isopentenyl adenosine(37)-C2)-methylthiotransferase MiaB yields the protein MKFYIETYGCQMNVADSELIAAILTEAGHKEANQIEDADLLLFNTCSVRAHAENRVLGRIRSESSRKKDNPNLKIGVVGCMAQRIGKELIDNYLTMDFVVGVDQYANLPDIIEKCIKENYWLDFDEKQIYKGIQPTYQNAYSAFVTIMRGCNNFCSYCIVPYVRGRERSRPWQDIVEETILAGKQGRKDITLLGQNVNSYNDNEMKFPGLLTKLNKLDEIYRLRFITSHPKDLSDELIEVLSTSANVCEHIHLPLQSGSDKILKAMNRKYTAMYYLDLIHKLHKAIPNIAITTDIMTGFPDETDSDFQDTIDVMKQVGFDDVFCYKFSPRPGTAAASMKNQVSESEGLNRLQRMIDLQRNISLQKNKAKIGKKVEVYVENYSKKSVDIVSGKTRDFKVAVLPGTESDFGTLKTVEVKDATASTLICF from the coding sequence ATGAAATTTTATATAGAGACCTACGGCTGTCAAATGAATGTAGCAGATAGTGAATTAATCGCTGCAATCTTAACGGAAGCAGGCCATAAAGAAGCTAACCAAATAGAAGACGCAGATTTATTATTATTCAATACATGCAGTGTTCGCGCCCATGCAGAAAACAGAGTGTTAGGCAGAATCCGAAGTGAATCATCTCGCAAAAAAGACAATCCTAACTTAAAAATTGGGGTGGTGGGTTGTATGGCGCAGCGCATTGGTAAAGAATTGATAGATAACTATTTAACAATGGATTTTGTGGTGGGTGTGGATCAATATGCTAATCTGCCTGATATTATTGAAAAGTGCATAAAAGAGAACTATTGGCTGGATTTCGATGAAAAGCAAATCTATAAAGGTATTCAGCCAACATACCAAAATGCTTATTCGGCGTTTGTTACCATTATGCGCGGTTGCAATAATTTTTGTTCTTACTGTATTGTTCCTTATGTAAGAGGACGCGAACGAAGTCGTCCTTGGCAGGATATTGTTGAGGAAACAATTTTGGCAGGTAAGCAAGGTAGAAAAGATATTACATTATTGGGTCAAAATGTCAATTCTTACAATGATAATGAAATGAAGTTTCCTGGCTTATTAACAAAATTGAACAAACTTGATGAAATATATCGTTTAAGGTTCATTACTTCTCATCCTAAGGACTTATCCGATGAGCTCATAGAAGTGCTGTCAACATCAGCTAATGTATGCGAACATATACATTTACCTTTACAAAGCGGAAGCGATAAGATATTAAAGGCAATGAATAGAAAATATACTGCTATGTATTATTTAGATTTGATCCATAAATTGCATAAAGCTATACCTAACATAGCTATAACTACTGATATTATGACCGGTTTTCCAGATGAAACGGATTCTGATTTTCAGGATACTATAGATGTTATGAAGCAAGTTGGCTTTGACGATGTTTTTTGTTACAAGTTCAGTCCGCGTCCAGGAACTGCTGCAGCATCTATGAAAAATCAAGTTAGCGAATCTGAAGGTCTAAACCGCTTGCAACGAATGATAGATCTGCAGCGAAATATATCTTTGCAAAAAAATAAAGCTAAAATCGGTAAAAAAGTTGAAGTATATGTGGAGAATTACAGCAAAAAAAGTGTGGATATCGTTTCGGGAAAAACAAGGGATTTTAAAGTTGCAGTTTTACCAGGGACAGAAAGTGATTTTGGAACTTTAAAAACAGTAGAGGTTAAAGATGCAACGGCAAGCACGCTTATCTGTTTTTAG
- a CDS encoding NusG domain II-containing protein, whose product MTKHTILNDLKPSDLLLILCVVLAIIFSARYYLKAKTDSYVYIYKNNRLYGSYSLDKNKLIKIDAHNTVEIRNGKVRMKYADCPGQRCVKQGFTSSMPIICLPNKVMIEIHENGKQNKLILY is encoded by the coding sequence ATGACAAAGCATACAATTTTAAACGATTTAAAACCATCTGATCTCTTACTGATTTTATGCGTCGTCTTGGCAATTATTTTTTCCGCTCGTTATTATTTAAAGGCCAAAACCGATTCCTATGTCTATATTTATAAAAATAACCGCCTTTATGGTTCTTATTCATTAGACAAGAATAAATTAATTAAAATAGACGCCCATAATACCGTAGAAATAAGGAACGGCAAGGTGAGAATGAAATATGCTGATTGTCCTGGACAAAGATGTGTAAAACAGGGATTTACAAGTTCTATGCCCATCATTTGTTTACCCAATAAAGTGATGATTGAAATACACGAAAACGGCAAGCAAAATAAATTGATTCTTTATTAG
- the amrS gene encoding AmmeMemoRadiSam system radical SAM enzyme, with protein MREAMFYLKEGDKIKCQLCPRECLLSEGQKGFCRSREVINGALIATSYGKTIALSLDPIEKKPLYHFHPGSMIVSLGPNACNLTCKFCQNWEISQQDCFTRFLSIEELIAVINDQPIKQVAFTYTEPLMWYEYILDFAAQAPEIDVVLVTNAYLNKKPWQNILKVTKAVNIDIKSYRDKFYRDICGGKLEVILANIITAKEMDVHIELTNLLIPGYNDSEEELTDLAKFIASVDLNIPLHISAYRPCYKMNVRPTTSEEVENACEIASRYLKYVYAGNVHSSRFYRR; from the coding sequence ATGAGAGAAGCAATGTTCTATCTTAAAGAAGGAGATAAAATTAAATGCCAGCTTTGCCCGCGAGAATGTTTATTAAGTGAAGGGCAGAAAGGATTTTGCCGCAGCAGAGAAGTTATCAATGGTGCATTGATTGCCACTTCTTACGGAAAAACAATTGCCCTATCTCTTGATCCCATTGAAAAAAAACCTCTCTATCATTTCCATCCCGGAAGTATGATTGTTTCCTTGGGTCCCAATGCTTGCAATCTAACCTGTAAATTCTGTCAAAATTGGGAAATAAGTCAACAGGATTGCTTCACTCGCTTTCTGTCTATTGAAGAATTGATTGCGGTTATCAATGATCAGCCAATTAAACAAGTTGCTTTCACTTACACTGAACCTTTGATGTGGTATGAATACATTTTGGATTTTGCTGCCCAAGCACCTGAAATTGATGTTGTTTTAGTTACCAATGCCTATCTGAATAAGAAACCCTGGCAAAATATATTGAAGGTTACCAAGGCAGTTAATATAGATATAAAATCTTACAGAGATAAGTTTTACAGAGATATATGCGGAGGAAAACTTGAAGTTATATTGGCTAACATTATTACAGCAAAAGAGATGGATGTGCATATTGAGCTTACAAATCTGCTTATCCCCGGCTATAATGATAGTGAAGAAGAATTGACCGATTTGGCTAAATTTATCGCTTCAGTCGATCTGAACATTCCTTTGCATATCTCTGCCTACAGACCTTGCTACAAAATGAATGTTAGGCCTACAACCAGTGAAGAAGTAGAAAATGCTTGCGAAATTGCCTCAAGATATCTAAAATATGTGTATGCAGGAAATGTTCATTCTTCAAGGTTTTATCGAAGATAA
- a CDS encoding glycosyltransferase N-terminal domain-containing protein, protein MLIILSLFDILLETIYFLFYPFLYLLLKQRHYSEAIKANGINTEKGILFHCASMGELTAIKTLVTKHLQKHPEIKLCITTSTVTSCAEANQISPLVPGFLSVIDLPHLRKKQLDKINPGLICIVETEIWPNMLLWAKINKVPVLFLNARMSKRTFQSYRLLKFLFRYLQSPITEIHAQSKEDAKRYEKLFNRPVLESGNLKFSIVLKNYDPNKLREEWGYKSDDFIICWGSSRPGEEELFISIFPFLKEQIPNLHIIIALRHPRRVEEVIALLNGYSYSCFSTKKENTLAEEILIIDTLGILDQAYCLCDIAIVGGSFFDFGGHNPLEPAYYKKPVVMGNYHNSCNESVKKLNAAGGILISNKNDLQNDLVTLYQNEDLRAKMGEAAKKVLTENASTLDIYLNALEKWHKEL, encoded by the coding sequence ATGTTAATTATACTCTCTCTCTTTGATATCCTGCTTGAAACGATATATTTCCTTTTTTATCCTTTCCTCTATTTACTGCTGAAACAAAGGCATTATAGTGAGGCAATTAAAGCCAACGGCATAAATACGGAAAAAGGAATCTTGTTTCATTGTGCTTCAATGGGTGAATTAACCGCTATTAAAACATTGGTAACCAAACATTTGCAAAAACATCCGGAAATTAAATTGTGCATTACTACAAGCACTGTTACCAGTTGTGCGGAAGCAAATCAAATTAGTCCTTTAGTCCCAGGATTTCTTTCAGTTATCGATCTACCTCATCTAAGAAAAAAGCAATTAGATAAAATAAATCCTGGTTTAATCTGTATTGTGGAAACGGAGATCTGGCCCAATATGCTTCTTTGGGCAAAAATAAACAAAGTTCCCGTTTTATTTTTAAATGCCAGGATGTCCAAACGCACTTTCCAAAGTTATCGTTTACTAAAATTTCTTTTTAGGTATTTGCAAAGTCCCATCACTGAAATCCATGCTCAAAGTAAAGAAGATGCCAAACGCTATGAGAAATTATTTAATAGACCTGTTTTAGAGAGTGGTAATCTAAAATTCTCTATAGTTCTTAAAAACTATGATCCTAACAAGCTTAGAGAAGAATGGGGTTATAAAAGTGATGATTTTATTATTTGTTGGGGTTCTTCCCGTCCAGGTGAAGAAGAACTGTTTATATCCATCTTTCCTTTTCTAAAAGAGCAAATTCCCAATTTGCATATAATTATTGCTCTCAGGCATCCCAGAAGAGTAGAAGAAGTGATTGCACTTTTAAATGGCTATTCATATAGCTGCTTTAGCACGAAAAAAGAAAATACTTTAGCAGAGGAAATATTAATTATAGACACCCTTGGAATTTTGGATCAAGCATATTGTCTGTGCGATATTGCTATCGTGGGCGGTTCATTTTTTGATTTCGGGGGGCATAATCCCTTGGAACCAGCATATTATAAAAAACCGGTGGTTATGGGAAATTATCACAATTCTTGTAATGAATCGGTTAAAAAATTGAATGCAGCAGGGGGAATATTAATAAGCAATAAAAATGATTTGCAAAATGACCTTGTGACATTGTATCAAAATGAGGACTTGCGCGCTAAAATGGGTGAGGCGGCAAAAAAGGTCTTGACTGAAAATGCCAGCACTTTAGACATTTATCTTAATGCGTTGGAAAAATGGCATAAGGAGTTATAA
- the guaA gene encoding glutamine-hydrolyzing GMP synthase: MQNKVLILDFGSQYTQLIARKVRSLNIYCEIQRCDISADRILSFSPKAIILSGSPFSINQNNFPEPNALIWQLGIPILGICYGMQLIVNHFGGTVVHSEKREYGSAILHIIDHNELLSDLADREEVWMSHSDAISLLPACFRTLAKTENCPYAVIAHKELPYYALQFHPEVEHTKNGMQVLKNFLFKIAKLVPDWTASTFISESIKKIRNEVGTKKVILGLSGGVDSTVTAALLYKAIGKQLLPIFVDTGLMRFKEAERVKETFSAFPDLQIRYVDAAETFLNKLQGVTEPEEKRKIIGRTFVEVFDQVASEFDNVSFLAQGTLYPDVIESSSFAGHSATIKSHHNVGGLPEKMNLKLIEPLRELFKDEVREVGTLLGLPETIVQRHPFPGPGLAVRILGEIDENKIKMLQQADEIFISELQNNGLYNKTWQAFAVLLPIRTVGVMGDERSYDQVCALRAVNSSDGMTATVTNLPYEFMQKVASRICNEVKGISRVVYDLSSKPPATIEWE; this comes from the coding sequence ATGCAGAATAAGGTTTTAATCTTGGATTTCGGTTCTCAATATACTCAGTTGATAGCCAGAAAAGTTCGGTCCCTGAATATTTATTGTGAAATTCAACGCTGTGACATTAGCGCTGATAGGATACTATCCTTTTCTCCTAAAGCAATTATCCTATCCGGAAGTCCTTTCAGCATCAATCAAAATAACTTTCCCGAACCGAATGCCCTTATCTGGCAGCTGGGAATACCCATTTTGGGTATCTGTTATGGAATGCAATTGATCGTTAATCATTTTGGCGGAACGGTTGTTCATTCAGAAAAAAGAGAATATGGATCGGCAATTTTACATATTATAGATCATAATGAATTACTTTCAGATCTTGCAGATAGGGAAGAGGTGTGGATGAGTCATAGTGATGCAATTTCCTTATTACCCGCTTGTTTTAGGACTTTAGCGAAAACGGAAAATTGCCCTTATGCCGTTATTGCGCATAAAGAATTGCCTTATTATGCTCTGCAGTTTCATCCGGAAGTTGAACATACAAAAAACGGAATGCAAGTGCTGAAAAATTTTCTCTTTAAAATAGCCAAATTAGTTCCTGATTGGACAGCCAGCACTTTCATCAGTGAAAGCATAAAAAAAATAAGAAATGAAGTAGGCACAAAAAAAGTAATCCTGGGCTTAAGCGGAGGAGTAGATTCCACTGTAACCGCCGCTTTGCTATATAAAGCAATTGGAAAACAATTATTGCCTATTTTTGTAGATACGGGTTTGATGCGCTTTAAAGAAGCAGAAAGGGTTAAAGAGACCTTTTCTGCCTTCCCTGATTTGCAAATTCGTTATGTTGACGCCGCCGAAACCTTTTTAAACAAACTGCAAGGTGTCACGGAGCCGGAAGAAAAAAGAAAAATAATCGGAAGAACTTTTGTGGAAGTATTTGACCAAGTAGCCAGTGAATTTGATAATGTTTCTTTCCTTGCCCAGGGAACTTTATATCCGGATGTAATTGAAAGTTCTTCTTTTGCAGGACATTCAGCTACCATAAAAAGTCATCATAATGTGGGTGGCTTACCGGAAAAAATGAATTTGAAATTGATTGAACCCTTAAGAGAACTTTTCAAAGATGAAGTTCGAGAAGTAGGAACTTTGCTTGGTTTACCCGAAACCATTGTTCAAAGACATCCTTTCCCAGGTCCCGGTTTAGCGGTTCGAATTTTGGGAGAAATAGATGAAAATAAGATCAAAATGTTACAGCAAGCCGATGAAATATTTATCAGCGAGCTGCAAAACAATGGTCTTTACAACAAAACCTGGCAAGCATTTGCCGTTCTTCTGCCCATAAGAACTGTGGGTGTTATGGGGGATGAAAGAAGTTATGATCAAGTTTGTGCTTTAAGAGCAGTAAATAGCAGTGATGGTATGACGGCTACTGTAACTAACTTACCTTATGAATTTATGCAAAAAGTCGCTTCTCGCATTTGTAATGAAGTGAAAGGCATTAGCAGAGTTGTTTATGATCTATCTTCCAAACCACCTGCCACTATTGAATGGGAATGA
- a CDS encoding MBL fold metallo-hydrolase, whose product MIKIESSVLLESFQTNTYLLWESDGLEAFLIDPSNPDETFLKRIKQLQLKVKMIINTHGHADHIGGNSFFAKALNCPVAIHSLDAEMLTNNNKNFSTYMGFELDIDSPQVILNDGDELFLGKEKVKVIHTPGHTKGGICLLAGKYLISGDTLFEQSIGRTDFPGGSHTAIIDSIKNKLFVLEDDVLVFPGHGPSTSIGLEKKNNPFVN is encoded by the coding sequence ATGATAAAAATTGAAAGTAGCGTTTTACTGGAAAGTTTTCAAACCAATACTTATCTGCTTTGGGAAAGTGATGGATTAGAAGCATTTTTAATTGATCCTTCCAACCCAGACGAGACCTTTCTAAAACGGATAAAACAACTTCAGCTGAAAGTAAAAATGATTATCAATACGCATGGTCATGCTGATCATATTGGGGGAAATTCATTTTTTGCCAAAGCATTGAATTGTCCCGTTGCCATTCATAGTTTGGATGCCGAAATGCTTACCAATAATAATAAAAATTTTAGTACCTATATGGGTTTTGAATTGGATATAGATTCCCCTCAAGTTATTTTGAATGATGGAGATGAATTATTTTTGGGAAAAGAAAAGGTAAAAGTGATTCATACGCCTGGGCATACCAAAGGTGGTATTTGTCTGCTGGCTGGAAAATATCTAATCAGTGGAGATACTTTATTTGAACAAAGCATTGGCAGAACCGATTTTCCTGGTGGAAGTCATACTGCCATTATTGATTCCATCAAGAATAAACTGTTTGTTTTGGAGGATGATGTGCTGGTTTTTCCGGGACACGGACCTTCCACTTCCATAGGTTTGGAAAAGAAAAATAACCCTTTTGTTAATTAG